gtaaccctatatatatatatatatatatattatactctcttaatttttttttggggggggggggggtgttataGTACATCCAGTGATCATCATGTAGATATgtaccacacacacacatagagagGAAATTGgtagttttaaaatttatagaataaaaCTTGATGacaatatttcataaaataaattcaaccattatcattttcatagtgaattattacaattttcatttgcaatataaattactaattataAAGAACGCTTTTCATTTAGAAACTCATACAAATTAGATTCATTAAACCTTGTGGAAATCTGAAAAACAACAGATGGATAATTTAACGCATATTTCATTCATGTGTTTtaactttataatttaatttttaaattaataaatcatGCTACTATTTTGAATCAAACTTTGTATCTCCTCCTTTAAGTAGAAACTATTATTAAGATTTAATGGatataatataacaaataataataaattaaaattcacgACAGTATTCCAAAAATTAACTAAACACCTtttttttgcacctaataattcacttgacacacaaatttaaaaattaaatgagacacatggctcaaaattagactctaatatagaatttaattgaattttctctcagttttggctatatatatatgtatttaaaatctaattgaatctagactctttggtttttgcacccaataattcacttgtcacaaaaattaaaaacttagatgagacacatgacAGATTCGACTTGAAGGCCATTATTGTGGAGACCTTTTGCTTGGCGGGGGCTTTCAATCTAGCAGATTATGTTCCTTACCTTGGGGCACTAGATCTACaggtttgtatttgtttctatttaCTGAACTTTGTCCTCAATTTGGAAATCCCAGCCATTGATTTATTGCTCATAAtatccaaaaaggaaaaaatcaatTCTTTTGACTTTTCCTTTTAGGCTTTACATTTCAAGTCAATTTCAGCTACGGCCACCttaaaaattcagaattttctctGTAAGTAGTGTGGTCCAAAGTTGTTAATTGGAGTTTTCCAAAGTCGTTATCTCTAACTCATTTTCATCATACCTTTTTTCTACCCAACCAAAGTATTAGTCCAGCTTTTAAGTTGAAGTATAAATTATTTGGTCTACTGGCTGCTAGGAGACATTTTATCGTGAAAGATATTTCCAAAATGGTTGGGGGTTTCAGTTAGAAATACCTTCCTAGAGACGTGTTATCTTAGAATTGGAATTGTAAACATTTTGACAAAACTGAGAAGCCAGTGATGACTTTTCATGTCTCATGCAACGTCATGTAACAAATTTTCTGCCCCAAAAGTCGTGTCATGGTTTGGATTTTCCAAACTCAAAAGAGTTTATAATCCCCAAACACTCTTGCCCATTCCCAACAGTCCCAATGTATCCATTAAGTCTAATGTAGCTCCATCCACAAATAATTACCACATCAATTAATTTGTTAGGTTTGTTTTTAGTGAAATTGGTGGAACACTAACAAAACTCTTTCACTTTCAAACGAAAATATTTCCtcaattatttatgttttgagaaCTGTTATTATTGACTTAGTGATTTTCTATCATTCAAATGCCCTCAGGGATTGACACGGCGAATGAAGAAGGTTAGGAGGGCTCTAGATATAGTCTTAGAGAATATCATCAAGGAGCATGAAAACATTCCAAGTGGTCAACAAGATCGTCAAATGGACTTTATAGACACGTTAATTTCTTTGATGAACCAACCCATGAATCCCCATGATGAGCATGCATACATATTGGATCGAACAAAAATAAAGGCCATCACAGTAGACATGATTTCAGGTGCATATGACACTTCAGCTGCTACAATTGAGTGGACCTTTTCTGAACTCTTGAGGCATCCACAGGTGGTAAAACAAGTACAAGCAGAGCTGGAAGGTGTAGTAGGGATGAATAGGATGGTGGAGGAGACAGATTTGGAAAATTTAACATACTTGGATATGGTAGTGAAGGAAAGTTTAAGACTACATCCTATTGGACCATTACTAGTCCCACATGAATCCATGGAGGACATTGAATTAAATGGATATTATGTCCCCAAGAAATCACgcataataataaatttttgggCTATTGGACGAGATCCTTATGTGTGGTCTAATAATGTTGAAGAATTTTATCCTGAAAGATTcataaatagtaatatagaCCTCAAGGGATGTGACTTCCAACTTATCCCATTTGGGTCCGGTCGAAGAGGGTGCCCTGGAATACATCTAGGTCTTACAACTATCAAATATGTTCTAGCTCAATTATTGCATTGCTTTCACTGGGACCTTCCAAGTGGCATGTTGCCTAATGACTTGGACATGACTGAGAAGTTTGGGCTATCAATGCGGAGAGCCAAGCACTTGTATGCTGTGCCAACTTATCGCCTACTCAATTAAATATGTAATCCAATTGCAATATAATAAtcttcgaaaaaaaaaatttacttattaGAAGAAGTGTGCTCCTAGCATTCAAGTTTATGCTCGACCACTAAATGTAAGGCCAAGATTTTTATTCTCATCATTCGAGTTTTCGTCTAATTATTTTCCAGGCCAAAAGAAAAGGTTCCATACTTCCCTAGGAAGAGTTGAAAACACTGGAACATCAAATCAACTCAAGTTACCTTGAATAATATATTATACTAAGTTGTTGTTTTGGATTCGAATGTATTTTGCGCTCTTATAAATAGAATGTCACAAGCTGGGGACTTTtgctcaatatatatatatatatatatatatatatatatacatacacatacaaggtaaattcctaaaataatttgtaacatGTGCCTTTTTGAACATGGTGGCTTCAAAACGATTTCGAAGTTGGAATCAAGTCTTCAATACTGATCCTGAAATTATGCCTTCAAGACACATTTACAATTACATTGCAAGATATGATTTCAACAATAGAATGGAAATcatatcttaaaaataaaaattaaaaaattaaaaaaacactcatTACACTCCAAGCTAGTTCGTGGTGTAGTTCGATGTCGTTTTGGgctatttttagcaccgcaCTTTGTAGAGTGATTTGACCAAAATCATAACCGCACCACACCTCAATTTTGCGGTCATAGGTGTGGTGCGGTAAACAAGGTGCAGTTTGAACGGTTTTGgactaatatatttttcaaaattttggacttTTCCTGCCTCGCTCAaaactgatttttcttttgttttaggcCGAGTTTTAAATTGTTGAGTTAGTTTTCGTTTATTTTGGGCTGGCTTTTCCTAATCACCACCTATAACCATTGATAATTATTCATTTACACCAGTAGACATTTGATACAATCCATAtacaagtcgcgagatccagtcacgaggcCTTGCtgagtgcacactcttgagatttttcttcacactctctcaaacactacccttacatgattcccacctaaatacaggatttcTAAATattgaattacaagaaaatttggtacggaataaagccaacaaaatggttgattaaattcaaccttacactttcCTCACCAATTCAATTTCCAAAATGTCTCCATTAACAGTAGTCATTTTCCTGCTACTACTTAGATCCATTTAGACATTTATACACATCCTATCAAGCCCAAAAAATGATCGTAAACTCCCACCAGGTCCTCGGTCTTTACCAATTATCGGTAACCTTCACATGTTGCGTAGCCTCCCACGTCGTGCCCAGTGCCCTCCAAAGCTTAGCCCAAAAATACGGACCCATAATGCCATTGTAGCTTGGCCATGTCCCAACTATTGTGGCCTCATCTTCTCAAGCTGCTAAGCTATTTTTAAAGACCCATGACACCGTTTTTGCTAGCCAACCTATATTCCAAGCCTCCAAGGTCATTGGTATGTCCAAAGGTATTGCTTTCACCGAGTATGGTCCATATTGGCACAACCTTGGGGAACTAATTACATTGCAACTTTTGAGTGCTTCAAAAATAGAGTCATTTGCACCAATGAGGAAGGAGTGTTGTAAAATAGTGGAAGCTCAAATTACCAAGATTGatagtgaaaatattttaggcttGTGAAAGATCTTCAAATCAACAATAGGAACGaagaaaataaatccaaaagaaaataaacacaaaataccAAGAATTACGTGATTCAGCAATAGCCTACATCCACGGGCAACGACGAACAAATTTCACTATAACAGATTTGGAATAATACAAATTGGTGTAGAGGCActctcacaaacccaaatctcaaatacacccaaataactctctctcacaaatacaaaaccaaataaCCAAATACGAACCAAATAACCAAAGGTTCACAAATACTAAATATGAATACCAAATACCAATTGCACACAAACCAAAGAGAGAGCCATACAAAGCAAATCCAAAAGTTGCAACGCACCAAGAGAGAGCAAATCACCAAACCGTAGAACCAAAACCAAGCGGCAACAATACCTCTCTCACAATTCCAAATTGCAACCCACAAATATCAAATAACCAAACCAAGAGagagcctcttttttttttttttcacaccctctcatctctttctctctaatttttcgTAGAGAGCCTCTACATAGGAGACTTGAGTTGGCTAGTATATCCAAATCCAAGAAGGACTAGACTtcttttccacacacaaaaggaGAATCACTCCTACTGCAAAtagaaatcaaaatcaagtggTAGACAAGACTTCTAATAAAACTTGATAACTTCAAATAACAGTAACCCAAAAGGAATAAAATTTCGTCCTTATCCAAATCCGACAAGGAGTTGAACTCCTGATTCAAGCCATATTCTACAAGGAGGTGGTAGTATCATTAATGCAGTCACTGAAAAAAGTCGCAGTAGCACATGAGGTTGAGGACCTTACACTATGTTTGGTTGTTGCTAGGGAaagggaagagaaagaaaaagaggaaggaaagggaaagagagaagaaaatatttccttttGACGTGTTCAGATATAGGAAAGTAAGGATagaaaataatgtgaaaattgtATCTTTCATTTTCATGGTTTGcataaggaagaaaaaggaaaaatgcatGCTTTTACCTTTATGCCCTTGTTAATGATGAggaaattcatatattaaaacacttataatttattaaaaagtgTTAAAGGCATATTGGTCATTTAGAGTATAAAGTGATGGACCCTAGAAAAATATTTCTATCCTTTCTTGCCATTTCTGCCCAAATTGGGCTAATACAAAAATTGTGAGGCCCATAGAAAAACCATCACTCCAACTcgtcaaattttattttcccttggacaaccaaacagaaaaaatgatctattttccttgttttcctcatcttttctcTTCCCTTCCCCCCTTCCCAAAAACAGTGTTAGTGAGAAGGCATGCCACCTTATTGAGTAAACAACATGTAGAATGGTATTTGGGCAAAGTAATGATAATTGATTTGACTTGAAAACAATTTATGTTCCTTACCTTGGGGCACTTGATCTACAGGTATGTTtcaatattttcatctaaaaatttcaaattgtcataactcataacttatcttttattatttcGTAGTTAAAAGATGCAATATCAATGATATCGATCGTAAATCCGTAATCTAGAACTATTtgagtttgaaaaataaagatttaagaTTCAGCTTGTAATTGATGTCAGATTAAGAATAAttcactttttttatattaaaagaacAGACGTTATCCATTAACAAAAACTGTTAAATTTTTGTgcacaaaataaattttggtgTGCCttctgatgatgccaaaaatcgtcagtaagtCACACAGTCCTCACATGCTCGAGACAACACCTGTGTAATACAGAAAAAGAAGACCTTAAGAGAGTACTGGTTTGGTACCGGTCGAATACCctctgaaggtcaagttagagaactttcacaactcCAGAGTGCCAGAACTGGGGAATTATGCATACCGTGATGTgtgagggttttggggtttttatagtagcataGGGTTGACATCCGTTCCTTGACATAGAGGGTTTTTCCTTGTAGGGAATATCTTCATTAATATGCATATCTTACGAGATTCTTTCCTTGTAGGAATCCCCTTGATTAGGGTTAACCGTGGGGCACAAGATGTTTCCTTATATACTCATGCGTGGAGGCCAAGCAAGGCCATGTTAGACCCGTCAAAGGTTTACTAATCCCATCAGCTTCCTTCCGTCAGCTTCTTTTCCCGTCTATGCATTCTTGTTGTCTTATTCAAGTGTCGTTGATCTCAAGGCGCAGCCATCGGCTTTGAGGTGGAATTGTCTTTTACTCCCTtatcagttgccccctactccatagcCCCATCGGCTCTAGCTAACGAGTTATGG
The Quercus lobata isolate SW786 chromosome 10, ValleyOak3.0 Primary Assembly, whole genome shotgun sequence DNA segment above includes these coding regions:
- the LOC115964540 gene encoding cytochrome P450 CYP736A12-like, with amino-acid sequence MGDETHDRFDLKAIIVETFCLAGAFNLADYVPYLGALDLQGLTRRMKKVRRALDIVLENIIKEHENIPSGQQDRQMDFIDTLISLMNQPMNPHDEHAYILDRTKIKAITVDMISGAYDTSAATIEWTFSELLRHPQVVKQVQAELEGVVGMNRMVEETDLENLTYLDMVVKESLRLHPIGPLLVPHESMEDIELNGYYVPKKSRIIINFWAIGRDPYVWSNNVEEFYPERFINSNIDLKGCDFQLIPFGSGRRGCPGIHLGLTTIKYVLAQLLHCFHWDLPSGMLPNDLDMTEKFGLSMRRAKHLYAVPTYRLLN